In the Micromonospora narathiwatensis genome, one interval contains:
- a CDS encoding sulfite exporter TauE/SafE family protein: protein MRKLLILALVGLAAQLVDGALGMAYGLTSSTLLLFAGVAPAAASASVHLAEIGTTLAAGVSHWRFGNVDWRVVGRIAVPGAIGAFAGATFLSSISTEAAAPWMAAILFTLGAYLLIRFSRPLRANRAAGRLRGRFLAPLGLVAGFVDATGGGGWGPVATPALLVSGRMEPRKVIGSVDTAEFLVAGAASAGFLIGLGTEGFLLSTVAALLIGGLIAAPIAAWLVRIVPAQLLGAVIGGVIVLTNARTLLRAGAASGPLPPLVYALLGAGWLVALALAVRALRRTRRARAVAAAALAEAVPVADAPVTSTDVPVTPTDVPVTPAGAPTPEAPQRLTATVES from the coding sequence GTGCGCAAGCTGCTGATCCTCGCCCTGGTCGGGCTCGCCGCGCAGCTGGTCGACGGCGCGCTCGGCATGGCGTACGGGCTCACCTCCTCGACCCTGCTGCTGTTCGCCGGGGTGGCGCCGGCCGCCGCGTCCGCCTCGGTGCACCTGGCGGAGATCGGTACCACCCTCGCCGCGGGGGTGTCGCACTGGCGGTTCGGCAACGTCGACTGGCGGGTGGTCGGCCGGATCGCGGTACCCGGCGCGATCGGCGCGTTCGCCGGCGCCACCTTTCTCAGCTCCATCTCCACCGAGGCCGCCGCCCCGTGGATGGCCGCCATCCTGTTCACCCTGGGCGCGTACCTGCTGATCCGCTTCTCCCGGCCGCTGCGCGCCAACCGGGCCGCCGGCCGCCTGCGGGGCCGTTTCCTCGCCCCGCTCGGGCTGGTCGCCGGCTTCGTCGACGCCACCGGCGGCGGTGGCTGGGGCCCGGTCGCCACCCCGGCGCTGCTGGTCTCCGGCCGGATGGAACCACGCAAGGTCATCGGCTCGGTCGACACGGCCGAGTTCCTGGTGGCCGGCGCGGCCAGCGCCGGTTTCCTCATCGGACTCGGCACCGAGGGCTTCCTGCTGTCCACCGTGGCCGCCCTGCTGATCGGCGGCCTGATCGCCGCGCCGATCGCCGCCTGGCTGGTCCGCATCGTCCCGGCCCAGCTGCTCGGCGCGGTCATCGGCGGGGTGATCGTGCTGACCAACGCGCGCACGCTGCTGCGCGCCGGCGCGGCGAGCGGCCCGCTCCCGCCCCTGGTCTACGCGCTGCTCGGCGCGGGCTGGCTGGTCGCCCTGGCGCTGGCGGTACGGGCGCTGCGCCGCACCCGCCGGGCCCGGGCCGTCGCCGCGGCGGCCCTCGCCGAGGCCGTGCCCGTGGCCGATGCGCCCGTGACCTCGACCGACGTGCCCGTGACCCCGACCGACGTGCCCGTGACCCCGGCCGGCGCCCCGACGCCGGAGGCGCCCCAGCGCCTCACCGCCACCGTCGAGAGCTGA
- a CDS encoding RrF2 family transcriptional regulator, whose product MRLSARVDYALRAAAELAAVDSSAVAGGAAAGRSRPVTAEQIARAQDIPPKFLESILLQLRRGGIVHAQRGPEGGYWLARPASEISLAEVIRVIDGPLAHVRGQRPEQLGYQGAARALQEVWIALRASEREILELVTVADVASGTLPDRVNELAADPSAWS is encoded by the coding sequence ATGCGTCTCTCCGCCCGCGTCGACTACGCCCTACGTGCCGCCGCCGAACTGGCGGCGGTGGACAGCAGCGCGGTGGCCGGCGGCGCGGCGGCCGGGCGCAGCCGCCCGGTGACCGCCGAGCAGATCGCCCGCGCCCAGGACATCCCGCCGAAGTTCCTGGAGAGCATCCTGCTCCAGCTGCGCCGGGGCGGCATCGTGCACGCCCAGCGCGGCCCCGAGGGCGGCTACTGGCTGGCCCGGCCCGCCTCGGAGATCTCCCTGGCCGAGGTGATCCGGGTGATCGACGGTCCGTTGGCGCACGTGCGCGGCCAGCGGCCGGAGCAGCTCGGCTACCAGGGGGCGGCCCGGGCGTTGCAGGAGGTCTGGATCGCCCTGCGGGCCAGCGAACGGGAGATCCTCGAACTGGTCACCGTCGCCGACGTGGCCAGCGGCACGCTGCCCGACCGGGTCAACGAGCTCGCCGCCGACCCGAGCGCCTGGAGCTGA
- a CDS encoding acyl-CoA thioesterase produces the protein MTEPAAATGQAAVDQLLAVLDLDHTGEMTFRGMSPPVGPQRVYGGQVAGQALVAAGRTVDPERFVQSLHGYFVRPGDPAEPIEYQVENVRDGRSFSVRRSVALQHDRPIFFMSASFQRHEEGLDHQAPAPLDVPGPEQVPTMTDRLSRYPERLGIWGQIPRPIDVRYLGEPGWVRPGDRPAEPHQRVWMRIDGKLPDDPLLHACALTYASDLTLLDSVLSVHGEVWGPGGVVGASLDHALWFHRSFRADEWFLYDCWSPSASGARGLATGRMFTTDGRHIASAVQEGLLRRVGA, from the coding sequence GTGACCGAGCCGGCGGCGGCGACCGGCCAGGCCGCGGTCGACCAGCTCCTGGCCGTGCTGGACCTGGACCACACCGGCGAGATGACCTTCCGGGGGATGAGCCCGCCGGTCGGTCCGCAGCGGGTGTACGGCGGCCAGGTCGCCGGCCAGGCGCTGGTCGCCGCCGGGCGCACCGTCGACCCGGAGCGCTTCGTGCAATCCCTGCACGGCTACTTCGTCCGCCCCGGTGACCCGGCCGAGCCGATCGAGTACCAGGTGGAGAACGTCCGCGACGGCCGCTCCTTCTCGGTACGCCGGTCCGTCGCGCTCCAGCACGACAGGCCGATCTTCTTCATGTCGGCGTCGTTCCAGCGGCACGAGGAGGGGCTGGACCACCAGGCTCCCGCCCCCCTCGACGTGCCCGGCCCGGAGCAGGTCCCGACGATGACCGACCGGCTCTCCCGCTACCCGGAGCGGCTCGGCATCTGGGGCCAGATCCCCCGCCCGATCGACGTCCGCTACCTGGGCGAGCCCGGCTGGGTACGCCCCGGCGACCGGCCCGCCGAGCCGCACCAGCGGGTCTGGATGCGGATCGACGGCAAGCTGCCCGACGATCCGCTGCTGCACGCCTGCGCCCTGACGTACGCCTCGGATCTGACCCTGCTCGACTCGGTGCTCTCGGTGCACGGCGAGGTCTGGGGGCCCGGGGGAGTGGTGGGCGCGAGCCTGGACCACGCGCTGTGGTTCCACCGGTCCTTCCGCGCCGACGAGTGGTTCCTCTACGACTGCTGGAGCCCGTCCGCCTCCGGTGCCCGTGGGTTGGCCACCGGCCGGATGTTCACGACCGACGGCCGGCACATCGCCAGCGCCGTGCAGGAGGGGCTGCTGCGCCGGGTCGGCGCCTGA
- the pyk gene encoding pyruvate kinase, translating into MGVTRRAKIVCTLGPATSSPERIRGLVEAGMNVARLNFSHGSHADHESVCRLVREAAEAAGRPVAVLADLQGPKIRLGRFADGPHEWRTGDSVVITGDDILGTKDRVSCTYRKLPQEVKPGDRLLIDDGRVAVEVSDVTGNDIRCLVTEGGAVSNNKGVSLPNVAVSVPALSEKDAADLRFALGLGVDLVALSFVRSADDIKLVHAIMAEEGVFRPVLAKVEKPEAVDHLEAIVLAFDGVMVARGDLGVELPLDQVPLVQKRAVQLCRENAKPVIVATQMLDSMIENSRPTRAEASDVANAVLDGADAVMLSGETSVGKYPVLTVSTMAKIVQTTESGSISVPRLQHDPRTHGGALTIGASSIARAIGAKALVAFSQTGDTVKRLARLHCDLPLLAFTPVPEVRNQLALSWGVETFLMPFVQHTDDMFRQVDQALLGLNRANPGDYVVIVAGSPPGTPGSTNTLRVHQLGSLVDAAAARALQ; encoded by the coding sequence ATGGGCGTGACACGCCGCGCGAAGATCGTCTGCACACTCGGCCCCGCCACGTCGTCCCCGGAGCGCATCCGGGGCCTGGTAGAGGCCGGCATGAACGTGGCGAGGCTCAACTTCAGCCACGGCAGTCACGCCGACCACGAGTCGGTCTGCCGGCTCGTCCGGGAGGCGGCCGAGGCGGCCGGACGGCCGGTGGCGGTGCTCGCCGACCTCCAGGGCCCGAAGATCCGGCTCGGCCGGTTCGCCGACGGCCCGCACGAGTGGCGCACCGGCGACTCGGTGGTGATCACCGGGGACGACATCCTCGGCACCAAGGACCGGGTCTCCTGCACCTACCGCAAGCTGCCGCAGGAGGTGAAGCCGGGTGACCGGCTGCTGATCGACGACGGCCGGGTCGCGGTCGAGGTCAGCGACGTCACCGGCAACGACATCCGGTGCCTGGTCACCGAGGGTGGCGCGGTCTCCAACAACAAGGGCGTCTCGCTGCCGAACGTGGCGGTGAGCGTCCCGGCCCTGTCGGAGAAGGACGCCGCGGACCTGCGTTTCGCGCTCGGCCTGGGCGTAGACCTGGTCGCGCTCTCCTTCGTCCGCTCGGCCGACGACATCAAGCTGGTGCACGCGATCATGGCCGAGGAGGGCGTGTTCCGCCCGGTGCTGGCCAAGGTCGAGAAGCCCGAGGCGGTCGACCACCTGGAGGCGATCGTGCTCGCCTTCGACGGCGTCATGGTCGCCCGCGGCGACCTCGGCGTGGAGCTGCCGCTGGACCAGGTGCCGCTGGTGCAGAAGCGGGCGGTGCAGCTCTGCCGGGAGAACGCCAAGCCGGTCATCGTGGCCACCCAGATGCTCGACTCCATGATCGAGAATTCGCGGCCGACCCGCGCGGAGGCGTCGGACGTGGCCAACGCGGTGCTCGACGGCGCGGACGCGGTGATGCTCTCCGGTGAGACCAGCGTCGGCAAGTACCCGGTGCTCACCGTCAGCACCATGGCCAAGATCGTCCAGACCACCGAGTCCGGCTCGATCTCCGTGCCCCGGCTGCAGCACGACCCGCGTACGCACGGCGGCGCGCTCACCATCGGCGCGTCCTCGATCGCCCGGGCCATCGGCGCCAAGGCGCTGGTCGCCTTCTCGCAGACCGGTGACACCGTCAAGCGGCTCGCCCGGCTGCACTGCGACCTGCCGCTGCTGGCGTTCACCCCGGTGCCGGAGGTGCGCAACCAGCTCGCCCTCTCCTGGGGCGTCGAGACGTTCCTGATGCCCTTCGTCCAGCACACCGACGACATGTTCCGCCAGGTCGACCAGGCGCTGCTCGGCCTCAACCGGGCCAACCCCGGCGACTACGTGGTGATCGTGGCGGGCAGCCCCCCCGGCACCCCCGGTTCCACCAACACGCTGCGGGTACACCAGCTCGGCTCGCTGGTCGACGCCGCCGCGGCGCGGGCCTTGCAGTGA
- a CDS encoding YciI family protein, producing the protein MTGIPQVDFALDTYECIVLYPGPSGRALPAETVQRLQAEHIHHMRALQRRGVILVAGSVDGPARQPDPPIGFGLARTGSVDDVRGVMEADPAVQAGLYRVDVLTFLCPAGSLEFPLAKTQS; encoded by the coding sequence ATGACCGGAATCCCGCAGGTCGACTTCGCGCTCGACACGTACGAGTGCATCGTGCTCTACCCGGGGCCGTCGGGCCGCGCCCTGCCGGCGGAGACGGTGCAGCGGTTGCAGGCCGAGCACATCCACCACATGCGGGCGCTGCAACGGCGGGGCGTCATCCTGGTCGCCGGCTCGGTGGACGGTCCGGCCCGGCAGCCGGACCCGCCGATCGGCTTCGGCCTGGCCCGCACCGGCTCGGTCGACGACGTGCGCGGCGTCATGGAGGCCGACCCGGCGGTGCAGGCCGGGCTCTACCGGGTGGACGTGCTTACCTTCCTCTGCCCGGCCGGCTCGCTGGAGTTCCCGCTGGCCAAGACGCAGAGCTGA
- a CDS encoding GMC family oxidoreductase, which yields MDEFDYVIVGAGAAGCVLANRLTEDPGTRVLLMEAGGWDRSPFVRVPKGFSRLMDDGRTAWHYPATTGPGREETWQRGRMIGGSTSINGMIYSRGAQPDYDALERLGNPGWGWSTMLPIFKRLEDNPLGASPVRGVGGPLRLSTTTGTDELCEEMIAAGTELGWRRVDDLNADDGERIGYAMATIRDGRRVSAAHAFLHPVRARPNLTVAVDTVALRVLVRDGRAVGVRAEHRGRPVEHLASAEVILAAGALATPQLLQVSGIGPADTLRSAGVEVLLDRPRVGAGLREHRSMALQYRLAGPGGYNARLGGPLGQARAALGYLLTRRGPLALPVLDVAAHIKSRPELDRPDAHLLMAPFSAAPRRPGRALELEREPGLMCLGTVTRPDSAGSLAVTGPDPRTPPAIVANYLDTPHDRTVAVDTFRRMRELFATAPIAKRLAAEILPGPATSTDEEIVEAALADGYCGYHAIGTCAMGPDDEHVVDPQLRVRGVAGLRVVDASVLPVMVAGWINAPVTALAWRAADLILGRDTRD from the coding sequence GTGGACGAATTCGACTACGTCATCGTCGGTGCGGGCGCGGCCGGGTGCGTGCTGGCCAACCGGCTCACCGAGGACCCGGGCACCCGGGTGCTGCTGATGGAGGCGGGCGGCTGGGACCGCAGCCCCTTCGTCCGCGTACCCAAGGGGTTCTCCCGCCTGATGGACGACGGGCGTACCGCCTGGCACTACCCGGCGACGACCGGGCCGGGGCGGGAGGAGACGTGGCAGCGCGGGCGGATGATCGGCGGCTCGACCTCGATCAACGGCATGATCTACAGCCGGGGCGCCCAGCCGGACTACGACGCGCTGGAACGCCTCGGCAACCCCGGCTGGGGCTGGTCGACCATGCTGCCGATCTTCAAGCGGCTGGAGGACAACCCGCTGGGCGCCTCACCGGTCCGGGGCGTCGGCGGCCCGCTGCGGCTCTCCACCACCACCGGCACCGACGAGCTCTGCGAGGAGATGATCGCGGCCGGTACGGAACTGGGCTGGCGCCGGGTCGACGACCTCAACGCCGACGACGGCGAGCGGATCGGCTACGCCATGGCCACCATCCGCGACGGACGCCGGGTCAGCGCCGCCCACGCCTTCCTGCATCCGGTACGCGCACGGCCGAACCTGACCGTCGCGGTCGACACCGTCGCGTTGCGGGTGCTGGTCCGGGACGGCCGGGCGGTCGGGGTACGCGCCGAGCACCGGGGCCGGCCGGTCGAGCACCTGGCGTCCGCCGAGGTGATCCTCGCCGCGGGCGCTCTCGCCACCCCGCAACTGCTACAGGTCTCCGGGATCGGGCCGGCCGACACGCTGCGTTCCGCCGGGGTGGAGGTGCTGCTCGACCGGCCCCGGGTGGGCGCCGGCCTGCGCGAGCACCGGTCGATGGCGTTGCAGTACCGGCTGGCCGGGCCGGGCGGCTACAACGCGCGGCTCGGCGGACCGCTCGGGCAGGCCCGGGCCGCGCTCGGCTACCTGCTCACCCGGCGCGGCCCGCTCGCCCTGCCGGTGCTCGACGTGGCGGCCCACATCAAGTCCCGCCCGGAGCTGGACCGTCCGGACGCCCACCTGCTGATGGCCCCGTTCTCGGCGGCGCCGCGCCGGCCGGGGCGGGCGCTGGAGCTGGAGCGGGAGCCCGGCCTGATGTGCCTGGGCACGGTGACCCGCCCGGACAGCGCGGGGAGCCTGGCCGTCACCGGGCCGGATCCGCGTACCCCGCCCGCGATCGTGGCGAACTACCTCGACACCCCGCACGACCGCACGGTCGCGGTGGACACCTTCCGGCGGATGCGGGAACTCTTCGCCACCGCGCCGATCGCCAAGCGGCTCGCGGCGGAGATACTGCCCGGGCCGGCGACGAGCACCGACGAGGAGATCGTCGAGGCGGCCCTGGCGGACGGCTACTGCGGCTACCACGCCATCGGCACCTGCGCCATGGGCCCGGACGACGAGCACGTGGTCGACCCGCAACTGCGCGTACGCGGAGTGGCCGGGCTCCGGGTGGTCGACGCGTCGGTGCTGCCGGTGATGGTCGCCGGCTGGATCAACGCGCCGGTTACCGCGCTGGCGTGGCGGGCCGCCGACCTGATTCTCGGCCGCGACACCCGGGACTGA
- a CDS encoding lipase family alpha/beta hydrolase, with the protein MLLRKILTVTAAVAALLVPATAAQATPTASPAATGSAAATSAATAGRTVAAAASGNPVIVVGGLIGISIAYEPIAARLRADGYRVWIYQLPGLGVGDIRDSARALSSYVDQVRAATGATKVDLVTHSEGGLVSRWYVKFLGGADKVAHYVSLGTPQHGTYVANIVNFVGLGSCAGVVACQQMSIGSDFLAGLNDGDETPGALRWTAVRTWQDELVRPVDNAMLADGATNVLVQAWCPLRVVGHLGLVLDGTTYTVVRQALADATIRPDCFAL; encoded by the coding sequence ATGCTGCTCCGAAAGATCCTCACCGTCACCGCCGCCGTCGCCGCCCTGCTCGTCCCCGCCACCGCCGCCCAGGCCACCCCGACGGCTTCCCCCGCCGCGACCGGTTCCGCCGCCGCGACCAGCGCCGCCACCGCCGGCCGCACCGTCGCGGCGGCGGCCTCCGGCAACCCGGTCATCGTCGTCGGCGGGCTGATCGGCATCTCCATCGCGTACGAGCCGATCGCCGCCCGGCTGCGGGCCGACGGCTACCGGGTGTGGATCTACCAACTGCCCGGGCTCGGCGTCGGCGACATCCGCGACTCCGCCCGCGCGCTGTCGTCCTACGTGGACCAGGTCCGCGCCGCCACCGGTGCGACCAAGGTGGACCTGGTCACCCACTCCGAGGGCGGCCTGGTCTCCCGCTGGTACGTCAAGTTCCTGGGCGGCGCCGACAAGGTGGCCCACTACGTCAGCCTGGGCACCCCGCAGCACGGCACCTACGTCGCCAACATCGTGAACTTCGTCGGGCTGGGCAGTTGCGCCGGCGTCGTCGCCTGCCAGCAGATGTCGATCGGCTCGGACTTCCTCGCCGGCCTCAACGACGGCGACGAGACCCCCGGCGCGCTCCGCTGGACCGCCGTACGCACCTGGCAGGACGAACTGGTCCGGCCGGTCGACAACGCCATGCTCGCCGACGGCGCCACCAACGTGCTGGTCCAGGCGTGGTGCCCGCTGCGGGTGGTCGGCCACCTCGGCCTGGTCCTCGACGGTACGACGTACACCGTCGTCCGGCAGGCGCTCGCCGACGCGACCATCCGGCCCGACTGCTTCGCCCTCTGA
- a CDS encoding DUF6244 family protein yields the protein MSAAQIIARLVAAAQKLDEAKAKSAAAAQDAAEARALVAGALEGAAAGPLVGMIDAYRQALAQAAQGGAPARQHVQETIARVQALGN from the coding sequence GTGAGCGCGGCGCAGATCATCGCCAGGCTGGTGGCGGCGGCCCAGAAGCTGGACGAGGCGAAGGCCAAGTCGGCGGCCGCCGCGCAGGACGCCGCCGAGGCGCGGGCGTTGGTGGCCGGCGCGTTGGAGGGCGCGGCGGCCGGACCGTTGGTCGGCATGATCGACGCCTATCGGCAGGCGTTGGCCCAGGCCGCCCAGGGCGGCGCGCCCGCCCGGCAGCACGTTCAGGAGACGATCGCCAGGGTCCAGGCGTTGGGGAACTGA
- a CDS encoding FtsK/SpoIIIE domain-containing protein: MGRLATVYGQAVACHRQAVRRWEAVRRALAAAGPVAPGSPELVARLARLGAELAEPAPDAARPATNPVPVRLGEATTLDGGFPVLVPLAGGTHLAVDADARDPRVGELLRAVVVRLLAALPAGTVRVAGIDPAAFGAAFLPLRPLHDAGVLAPAATTAAEITALLDEAERHARTAQRAARDDQELLLVVVASAPPPRELARLAALTHAGPAAAVCVLFAGYPAAGPGDPPPPLGATTQLRLNDRYVLVGDPPGQRFSADGSGLAAPVLLDVDPSHATVTGLARQLGAATRQATAVTFTDLLPARRWAESSGDGLRTVLGRAGRQLQLGASDAAPRSGAAPAAVGREPVTVAFDDATPHWLVGGRTGAGKTVFLLDVLYGLAARYSPAELQLYLLDFKEGVSFTEFVPTERDPSWLPHARAVGIESDREYGVAVLRELRAELTRRATLLKKHGVTKLADLPPNARPPRIVTVVDEFHVLFAGNDALARQAVDLLEELARKGRSYGLHLVLASQSTTGIEALYGRAETIFGQFPLRVALPGGGGVLDPVNDAARALPVGTAVVNHAGGAAGADTEVRFPDAHAARAELAALRHELFQARPAGSPPPVVFRGYETPRLADDPGWAGLGPDADPPLALLGRTVDVVGSGAAVRLDPAPGRHLAVVGTAAAGADVLRSATLSLARQHAPGTARFLLAPLASGTTERADDLAMTLAAAGHPVRRLDAPALRAQLAELAAGPAPEAARTYLVVFGMDAASGALAAADPETFRSGHDDLRAVLRQGPAHGVHLLGWWRGLRRLGEDLGGTQNRDDVACLVALNVSGADLGLHLGVHDLTYTPRDGRALLVDRHDQRTDLIVPFVGDGDEW; this comes from the coding sequence GTGGGCAGGCTCGCGACGGTGTACGGGCAGGCGGTCGCCTGCCACCGGCAGGCCGTACGCCGGTGGGAGGCCGTGCGACGCGCGCTCGCCGCCGCCGGACCGGTGGCCCCCGGCAGCCCCGAGCTGGTGGCCCGGCTGGCCCGGCTCGGCGCCGAGCTGGCCGAACCGGCGCCCGACGCGGCCCGGCCCGCCACCAACCCCGTCCCGGTACGCCTCGGCGAGGCGACCACCCTGGACGGCGGCTTCCCGGTGCTGGTGCCGCTGGCCGGTGGCACCCACCTGGCGGTGGACGCCGACGCCCGCGACCCTCGGGTCGGCGAACTGCTGCGGGCGGTGGTGGTGCGGCTGCTCGCCGCCCTGCCGGCCGGCACGGTCCGGGTCGCCGGCATCGACCCGGCCGCGTTCGGCGCCGCGTTCCTGCCGCTGCGCCCGCTGCACGACGCCGGCGTGCTCGCCCCGGCCGCCACCACCGCGGCCGAGATCACCGCGCTGCTCGACGAGGCCGAACGGCACGCCCGGACCGCTCAGCGGGCGGCCCGCGACGATCAGGAGCTGCTGCTCGTCGTCGTCGCGTCCGCCCCGCCGCCCCGGGAGCTGGCCCGGCTCGCCGCGCTCACCCACGCCGGCCCCGCGGCGGCCGTCTGCGTCCTGTTCGCCGGCTACCCGGCCGCCGGCCCGGGCGACCCGCCACCGCCGCTCGGCGCCACCACCCAGCTCCGGCTGAACGACCGGTACGTGCTGGTCGGTGACCCACCAGGGCAGCGGTTCAGCGCCGACGGCAGCGGTCTGGCCGCCCCGGTGCTGCTCGACGTTGACCCGTCGCACGCCACCGTCACGGGGCTGGCCCGGCAGCTCGGCGCGGCCACCCGGCAGGCCACCGCGGTCACCTTCACCGACCTGCTCCCGGCGCGGCGCTGGGCCGAGTCGTCCGGAGACGGACTGCGGACCGTGCTGGGCCGGGCGGGCCGGCAACTCCAGCTCGGCGCGTCTGACGCCGCGCCGCGATCTGGAGCCGCCCCTGCGGCCGTCGGTCGGGAACCGGTGACCGTCGCCTTCGACGACGCCACCCCGCACTGGCTGGTCGGCGGGCGGACCGGTGCCGGCAAGACGGTGTTCCTGCTCGACGTGCTCTACGGGCTGGCCGCCCGCTACTCCCCGGCCGAACTCCAGCTCTATCTGCTCGACTTCAAGGAAGGGGTCAGCTTCACCGAGTTCGTCCCCACCGAGCGCGACCCGTCCTGGCTGCCGCACGCCCGCGCGGTCGGCATCGAGTCCGACCGCGAGTACGGCGTCGCCGTGCTGCGCGAGCTGCGTGCCGAGCTGACCCGTCGGGCCACCCTGCTCAAGAAGCACGGCGTCACCAAGCTCGCCGACCTGCCGCCGAACGCCCGGCCACCCCGGATCGTCACCGTGGTCGACGAGTTCCACGTCCTCTTCGCCGGCAACGACGCCCTCGCCCGGCAGGCCGTCGACCTGCTGGAGGAGCTGGCCCGCAAGGGCCGCTCGTACGGCCTGCACCTGGTGCTGGCCAGCCAGAGCACCACCGGGATCGAGGCCCTCTACGGCCGGGCCGAGACCATCTTCGGCCAGTTTCCGCTGCGGGTCGCGCTGCCGGGTGGGGGCGGCGTGCTCGACCCGGTCAACGACGCCGCGAGGGCGCTTCCGGTGGGGACGGCCGTGGTCAACCACGCCGGGGGTGCGGCCGGCGCGGACACCGAGGTCCGTTTCCCGGACGCGCACGCCGCCCGCGCCGAGCTGGCCGCGCTGCGGCACGAGCTGTTCCAGGCCCGGCCGGCGGGCTCGCCGCCGCCGGTCGTCTTCCGGGGGTACGAGACGCCTCGGCTGGCCGACGACCCCGGCTGGGCCGGGCTGGGACCCGACGCCGATCCGCCGCTCGCCCTGCTCGGCCGGACCGTCGACGTGGTCGGCAGCGGCGCGGCGGTCCGCCTCGACCCCGCACCCGGCCGGCACCTGGCGGTGGTCGGCACCGCCGCCGCCGGGGCGGACGTGCTCCGCTCGGCCACCCTCAGCCTGGCCCGGCAGCACGCCCCCGGCACCGCCCGCTTCCTGCTCGCCCCCCTGGCGTCCGGCACCACCGAACGCGCCGACGACCTGGCGATGACGCTGGCCGCCGCCGGGCACCCGGTGCGCCGGCTCGACGCCCCGGCCCTGCGTGCCCAGCTCGCCGAGTTGGCCGCCGGCCCCGCCCCGGAGGCCGCCCGGACCTACCTCGTGGTGTTCGGGATGGACGCCGCTTCGGGCGCGCTCGCCGCCGCCGACCCGGAGACCTTCCGCTCCGGGCACGACGACCTGCGGGCGGTGCTGCGCCAGGGCCCGGCCCACGGCGTGCACCTGCTCGGCTGGTGGCGGGGCCTGCGCCGGCTCGGCGAGGACCTCGGCGGTACGCAGAACCGCGACGACGTGGCCTGCCTGGTCGCGCTGAACGTGTCCGGCGCCGACCTGGGCCTGCACCTCGGCGTGCACGATCTCACCTACACCCCGCGGGACGGGCGGGCCCTGCTGGTGGACCGGCACGACCAGCGCACCGACCTGATCGTGCCCTTCGTCGGCGACGGAGACGAGTGGTGA
- a CDS encoding TetR/AcrR family transcriptional regulator: protein MTPVMASADQLGEVVARRPKRADARRNYDALIAAAREAFGECGAGASLEEIARRAGVGIGTLYRNFPNRRDLFEAVYVEEVRALSGSAADLAELPPWDALVAWLNRFVAYVGTKRALAEELVHDSEVFRSCRTEIYAAGEPLLRRAQEAGVARPDAGFDDVVRLISGITAYQFPEPAQRDRVLAIALDGLRHPAARR, encoded by the coding sequence GTGACGCCCGTCATGGCCAGCGCCGACCAGCTGGGGGAGGTCGTTGCGCGGCGCCCGAAGCGGGCGGATGCCCGGCGCAACTACGACGCGTTGATCGCCGCCGCGCGGGAGGCGTTCGGGGAGTGCGGTGCGGGCGCATCGCTGGAGGAGATCGCCCGGCGGGCCGGGGTCGGCATCGGGACGCTGTACCGGAACTTCCCCAATCGGCGTGACCTGTTCGAGGCGGTCTACGTCGAGGAGGTGCGCGCGCTCAGCGGGTCCGCCGCCGACCTGGCGGAGCTCCCGCCGTGGGATGCCCTGGTCGCCTGGCTGAACCGGTTCGTTGCCTACGTAGGCACCAAGCGGGCCCTCGCCGAGGAACTGGTGCACGACTCCGAGGTGTTCCGCAGCTGCCGTACCGAGATCTACGCCGCGGGCGAGCCGTTGCTGCGGCGCGCCCAGGAGGCCGGAGTGGCCCGGCCGGACGCCGGCTTCGACGACGTGGTGCGGCTGATCAGCGGAATCACGGCGTACCAGTTCCCCGAGCCGGCCCAGCGCGACCGGGTGCTGGCCATCGCCCTGGACGGCCTGCGCCACCCGGCCGCGCGCCGCTGA